The Methylomusa anaerophila genome has a segment encoding these proteins:
- a CDS encoding HesA/MoeB/ThiF family protein has translation MFNLINDELEMYKRQMMLSGWGKEKQLLLKSKTVLVIGAGGLGSPVSINLTVAGVGEIRICDFDVIEMSNLNRQLLHNKQRIGMKKALSAKQTLEAYNENVKITAIPEKLTSDNIKDIAENVDIIVDCLDNFDTRYIVNEYALNKRIPVVYGSVWGYDGRLTFIHYPETPCLQCIFEEAPAKETFPILGATASVIGSLQAMETIKYLTKIGENITNKLLVWDGAQMSFKKFKISINDNCIACSTKRKGNYLYERNAIS, from the coding sequence ATGTTTAATTTAATAAATGATGAATTGGAAATGTACAAACGGCAGATGATGTTAAGCGGCTGGGGAAAAGAAAAACAACTTTTGCTGAAATCAAAGACTGTTCTTGTTATAGGAGCCGGTGGTTTAGGTTCTCCGGTGTCCATTAATTTGACAGTTGCCGGAGTCGGGGAAATTCGAATCTGTGATTTTGACGTTATAGAGATGTCTAATTTAAACAGGCAATTACTGCACAATAAACAGCGAATTGGTATGAAAAAAGCCCTTTCGGCAAAACAGACATTAGAAGCGTATAATGAGAATGTTAAAATTACAGCTATACCAGAAAAATTGACTTCAGACAATATTAAAGATATTGCAGAAAATGTAGACATAATAGTGGACTGCTTGGACAACTTTGATACTCGGTATATAGTCAATGAATATGCTCTTAATAAAAGGATACCTGTTGTTTATGGAAGTGTATGGGGCTATGATGGAAGATTGACATTTATACATTATCCGGAAACGCCTTGTTTGCAATGTATTTTCGAAGAAGCTCCCGCGAAAGAAACTTTTCCAATACTAGGTGCTACAGCATCGGTAATTGGCTCTTTACAAGCCATGGAAACTATAAAATATTTAACTAAAATTGGTGAGAATATTACAAATAAATTATTAGTTTGGGATGGCGCCCAAATGAGTTTTAAAAAGTTTAAAATTTCAATTAATGACAATTGCATTGCGTGCAGTACGAAAAGAAAGGGAAATTATTTATATGAAAGAAACGCTATTAGTTAA
- a CDS encoding MoaD/ThiS family protein, whose product MAITVHFSTPLLKATENNNKLILEGKTVKEINERICHRFQSFKDIIYDSTGGIKKVINIYVNDDDIRSLAGEDTPLKDGDEVSFIPTIAGG is encoded by the coding sequence ATGGCGATTACTGTTCATTTTTCCACACCGCTTTTAAAAGCTACTGAGAATAATAATAAGCTGATTTTAGAGGGTAAAACAGTTAAAGAGATTAACGAAAGGATTTGTCACCGTTTTCAATCGTTCAAAGATATTATTTATGATTCCACAGGTGGAATAAAAAAAGTTATTAATATTTATGTAAATGATGATGATATTCGTTCTTTAGCGGGCGAGGACACTCCTTTGAAGGATGGCGATGAGGTTTCTTTTATCCCTACTATTGCCGGTGGTTAA
- a CDS encoding mandelate racemase/muconate lactonizing enzyme family protein, which yields MSKIKQIEIYYVSIPLPTIFYPAWIPGFPQNENRFALIRVLTEDGIEGWSTGPVIGKEHATLANLIGPYLIGEDATDIETIQQRIREVSYIGWRNFWIEPAFWDIKGKVEGKSLCELLGGKPRTVKLYASTGELKNSTQRIKEVEQRYNEGFTSIKLKIHHMDEKMDNEQVQGTAKAMDGKIDLHVDANQGWRVAMISNAPLWDLERAKRFSDVCAAAGVKSLEEPLAMDDYDSLCELTKYSKIPVAGGELHSYGYPELKMMIERKCYSIFTPDAVFCGGVAQVWNVIQLLKKHNLRFSGHTWLNGISFAINLQIMAASGYADTEEIEYPYAPPGWTVEARDQILEEPFYHKKSTIETPTAPGLGFKINKKTLRKYGTRIGIMNQPRLTVHSLRSFGLKVSLLMDKALKERKTNTFNSNQA from the coding sequence ATGAGTAAAATTAAGCAAATTGAAATTTATTATGTATCGATTCCATTACCAACAATATTTTATCCTGCCTGGATACCGGGTTTTCCGCAAAATGAAAATCGGTTTGCGTTGATCAGAGTTTTAACTGAAGATGGGATTGAAGGGTGGAGTACCGGACCGGTAATCGGTAAGGAACATGCAACTCTTGCCAATTTAATTGGACCATATTTGATTGGTGAAGATGCAACAGATATTGAGACAATACAACAGAGAATCAGGGAAGTATCTTATATAGGCTGGCGTAATTTTTGGATTGAACCTGCCTTTTGGGATATTAAAGGCAAGGTAGAAGGAAAATCCTTATGTGAATTATTAGGCGGCAAACCGCGCACTGTAAAATTGTATGCATCAACTGGGGAACTGAAAAACTCAACCCAACGGATAAAGGAAGTAGAGCAGCGGTATAACGAAGGATTTACATCAATCAAATTAAAAATTCATCATATGGATGAAAAAATGGATAATGAACAGGTTCAAGGAACAGCAAAAGCTATGGACGGAAAGATTGACCTACATGTTGATGCAAATCAGGGATGGCGTGTAGCAATGATTTCGAACGCTCCGTTATGGGACTTAGAAAGAGCTAAACGTTTTTCAGATGTTTGTGCAGCAGCCGGGGTTAAATCGTTGGAAGAACCTCTTGCAATGGATGATTATGATTCTCTTTGTGAACTAACGAAATATAGTAAAATTCCTGTTGCCGGAGGTGAATTACATTCTTATGGGTATCCCGAACTTAAAATGATGATTGAACGAAAATGTTATTCCATTTTTACACCTGACGCCGTTTTTTGCGGTGGAGTTGCCCAGGTTTGGAATGTTATACAACTGCTGAAAAAACATAATTTAAGATTCAGCGGCCATACCTGGTTAAATGGAATTAGTTTTGCAATTAATCTTCAAATAATGGCTGCAAGCGGATATGCGGATACGGAAGAAATTGAATATCCTTATGCTCCCCCAGGCTGGACAGTTGAAGCTCGCGACCAGATTTTGGAAGAACCTTTTTATCATAAGAAAAGTACTATAGAGACACCAACAGCGCCGGGACTTGGTTTTAAAATAAATAAAAAAACACTTAGAAAATATGGTACCCGGATTGGCATAATGAATCAACCCCGGCTTACTGTTCATTCATTAAGAAGTTTCGGCCTGAAAGTGTCGTTGTTAATGGATAAGGCACTGAAAGAAAGAAAAACAAATACTTTTAATTCAAATCAGGCGTAA
- a CDS encoding SDR family oxidoreductase produces the protein MFITGSSSGIGKETAKLFQAKGWNVVATMRNPQAEEELIKLKNVKVLQCDVTDQNSIKTAVNESIKAFGNIDVLVNNAGYYILGPFEAATHEQIKRQIDTNLFGLIEVTKEMIPHFRKQKSGTIINLSSIAGIISIPLQTLYHATKWGVEGFSESLQFELRPFNIRVKIIEPGVIKTNFLGSSMTMLQDDKLTEYELYSQKVVKNIFKNGEKGSSPDGVAKTIYKAATDNNTKLRYPTGNSKEMVYIRKMLPLKVYTSLIRSAMEK, from the coding sequence ATGTTTATTACAGGTTCCTCTTCAGGTATTGGTAAGGAAACGGCTAAATTGTTTCAGGCAAAGGGATGGAATGTTGTTGCTACCATGCGCAATCCCCAGGCAGAAGAAGAATTGATAAAATTAAAAAATGTAAAAGTATTACAGTGTGATGTAACAGATCAAAATAGTATTAAAACTGCAGTAAATGAGAGCATAAAAGCTTTTGGCAACATTGATGTTCTTGTTAATAATGCCGGATATTATATCCTTGGGCCATTTGAAGCTGCAACACATGAACAGATAAAACGGCAAATTGATACTAATTTATTTGGACTAATTGAAGTTACCAAAGAAATGATCCCTCATTTCAGGAAACAAAAATCCGGAACTATTATCAATTTATCTTCTATTGCCGGAATCATTTCTATCCCGTTGCAAACTTTGTATCATGCGACTAAATGGGGAGTTGAAGGTTTTTCTGAATCATTGCAATTCGAATTGCGGCCGTTTAATATTCGCGTAAAAATTATTGAACCTGGTGTCATTAAAACCAATTTTTTAGGCAGCTCCATGACTATGTTGCAGGATGATAAACTGACAGAATATGAATTATATTCTCAAAAAGTTGTAAAAAATATTTTTAAAAACGGAGAAAAAGGCTCTAGCCCGGATGGAGTTGCCAAAACTATTTATAAGGCAGCTACGGATAATAATACAAAATTACGCTATCCTACCGGGAATTCAAAAGAAATGGTTTATATCCGTAAAATGTTGCCGCTAAAAGTATATACTTCGCTGATAAGAAGTGCAATGGAAAAATAA
- a CDS encoding HAD family hydrolase, translating to MSLFDKKDLFLFDFDGTLINTAPDVQAAVNYMRKKYGLRDFTLKETESIIGRGQAYTINQAITDGINIDFNEAEEIYSKYYQENSARFSTFYPGVIEILNELKVKNKIMAVISNKYSYFVKKILTEMKYCDYFKLICGPDLIAEKKPNPQMVFYAIEQAGASADHTVFIGDSIYDIQTGKNAGITTICVTHGYGNYNEIVNEQPDFLIDNFRDLIAL from the coding sequence ATGAGTTTATTTGACAAAAAAGATTTGTTTTTATTTGACTTTGACGGGACTCTTATAAATACTGCACCTGATGTACAAGCCGCTGTTAATTATATGCGAAAAAAATATGGTTTGCGGGACTTCACATTAAAAGAAACCGAAAGTATAATTGGCAGAGGTCAGGCATATACAATCAATCAAGCTATTACCGACGGTATAAATATTGATTTTAATGAAGCAGAGGAAATTTACAGTAAATATTATCAGGAGAATTCAGCCCGTTTTTCCACTTTTTATCCGGGTGTTATTGAAATATTAAATGAATTAAAAGTTAAAAATAAAATAATGGCAGTCATTTCGAATAAATACAGTTACTTTGTTAAGAAAATATTGACTGAAATGAAATATTGTGATTACTTTAAATTAATATGCGGGCCGGATTTAATAGCAGAAAAGAAACCGAATCCGCAGATGGTGTTTTATGCTATTGAGCAAGCAGGAGCATCGGCTGATCATACTGTTTTTATTGGAGATTCAATTTATGATATACAAACAGGGAAGAATGCCGGTATTACTACAATATGTGTAACGCATGGTTATGGTAATTATAATGAAATTGTGAATGAACAGCCGGATTTTTTAATTGATAACTTTAGGGATCTTATTGCTTTATAA